From the Pediococcus acidilactici genome, the window GTTCAATTTCGGAGTTGCTGCTTAATCCGTTTAATTCCATTAACTTCTGAACAGAAATTCCGTTATTAACCGCGACCCGGTACATTCCTTGACCAGCTTGTACCGTTGCGTAAGAAGCACCTTCTGCAGAGCTTACGCTACTTGAAGATTCTGTAGTCGTACTGCTTGATGAAGCTTCCGTTGAGGCTGATGATGCCGCCGATTTAGATTTAGCTTCACTTTGCTTATCCACTGATGAAGTTGAACTCTTAGCAGATGACGCCTCTTTTTCAGCTTTCTTCGAAGATGACTTAGCCTTACTTGCCGAGTGTTTCTTACTTGATTTAGCAACTTGCGTGGTAGTGGTGTTAGCCGTCTTTTGTTGGAAATCTTGCCGTTGAGTCATGTAATAAGCTAACGACGCAATCGCCAAAATAATTACCACCCAAATCATTGAACCGACAATGGTTTTAGTACGTTTTTTCTGTTTATGAAATTCACCACGTTCCGACTTGCTTGCCGTTTCTTCGGCAGGAGCTGCTTTTTCAGCAGTCGTAGTTTGGTCAACAGCCGGTTCTTTTTGCGTATCCGCTGCTTTTTCATTTGCGGTTTGTTCCTCAGTAACTTCGTCTGACGAAGTCTTTTTGATTGCCTTTTTGTTTTTCTTGTTTTTGCTACTCAATGTTCGTCCTCCTAATGCATACCAATATGATGTATTTTACAATATTTTATTTAGAATGACTACGTAAAATGGGCTACTCGGTCGCAAAAATTTGTGCTAACTTTACTCGCCAGTCCGCCATTGCTAACTGGCTAGCATCACGAGGTGGTTGCAACCCTAACGCCGTAAAATCATTTATCGAACCACAGCATTGGTCGTCATGTGCCGTAAATTGTTCATCAAAGTGTTGCAACAAAAAACGTCGGTGACATCCCGTAGTCCGAATTAATTTTAACATTTCTAAAATCTGTTGTTCCTTTTGTTGCGCTTGTTTTTTGAATAAACTTTTTAATTGCGCTTCACTAAGCCCAAATTCTCGGTAATATTCAATTAAAGCTCGTTGTTCTTCAGTTTGTTGGTCGGCACTAATTAGCGATTGCTCTTCAACGTTAGGAAGCGAGTAACTATTTAAAACGCTCGGTATCATCTCGTCGCCCGCAGCATACAGCGTAATTGCAACGCTAGGCTGTCCATCACGCCCAGCACGTCCAATTTCTTGGACGTAGCTTTCAATATCGCCCGGCATGTGGTAATGAATTACGTACCGGATATCTGCTTTATCGATTCCCATCCCAAAAGCACTCGTAGCGCAAATTACGTCAAGTTGGTTCTTTTGAAATTGACTTTGGACTTGCAACCGATCATAAGTAGACATTCCCGCATGGTAAGGCGCTGCCGAGCACTCAAGTTGGCGATTAATTAGCTCACTCACTTGGCTTGCAACTTTCCGACTAGAGAAATACACGATGCCCGCTCCTGGCAGCTCGTCGATTAAATTCAACAACAGTTCTTCCTTATCGCCGACGCTATCCGTTGTTAAAAAATCCAAAAAGATGTTTTTCCGGTCTACAGAAGCGACGTATTGCTCAGTTGTTTGAGCATCCAAAGCGAGGTACCGCAAAATTTCCGATCGGGTATTTTGGCTCGCAGTGGCCGTTAGTGCTAACGTTAGTGGATTCCCGAACTGCTTCCGGACTTGCCCAATTCTCAAGTAATCCGGCCGAAACGATTTCCCCCATTGCACAATGCAGTGGGCCTCGTCAACTACCATTAACGCAATCTTCAACTGGTTAATTCGCGCCTGAACTTCCGGTTTTTGCAAGCTTTCGGGTGATAAAAAAATGAATTTATAGTCCGCTAAGTGGTTTAAAACGTACCGTTGGTCAGTGTACGCCACTTGAGAAGTTAGTTCTGCAATTTGACGTTCACCACTCAACCGCAAACGTTGGATTTGGTCCTTAATCAGGGAAAGCAGCGGCGAAACTACCACCACCGTGCCGGGGCATAACAAACCATACATTTGATAAATTAAAGTTTTTCCCGCCCCCGTCGGTAAAATCGCTAAAGTACTCTGTCCGGCCAGCAATTTATGTAAAATTTCTAGCTGACCTGGTCGAAATTCCTGAAAACCAAACTGCTCCCTTAACTTATTGTAAATCAACCGATCTGAAATCGTCATTGTCCTTGCCGTTCCTTAATGTATCTAATCTGACTAAGCCGAAAATCAAAAAAAGTTAATGCTGGGTACTTTTGTAGTGCCGTTTGGAAATCAATTTCTTCCAAATTCATTTGAGCAACGGTCGGGTTTAAAAATTGTTGATAAGGAAAGTCATCAAGTAAGATTGCCATCATCAGTAAATGTTCTTTAATGGTGTTAGGCTTTACCCGCCGTAATTCCGCAATTTTTGAGACGTCATAGCCCTTTCGTAATAGCTGTAAAGTTTGCCACGTACTCTCAGGTAAGACGGAAGGCTGGGCCACCATCTCAATTAATTGGTCAAAAGGAGCGACCCGGTCATAGAGCACTTGAGCAAAAATCTTTCTAAAAATTAGTCGAAGTCTCAATTCCATTTGAAACGGGCTAACTTCACTAATTCGCGCAAGTTGCTCCACCGTTAATCCTAAATCGCCGTGGTTAGGTAAATAATTTACAAACCAATCGGCTTCGTCTTGAGGAAGCACCTCACAGAGCTTAGTCAAAGCTTGCTGGTACTCCTGAACTAATTGCAAACGAGATTGCCCACCCTGCTTCAAAGCGGCGAACCATTTTTTGATCATGAAATTAATATGCCGGTCTTCGTTCACCGGTACGTACCGCGAGTTTTGAAAACTGTATTCGGAAACTACTTGAGTAGCCATTAACCACAGGCTAATGGCCGAATCAAGTTTGATTCGCAAACTCCCCGCTGGCGGCATTGGAAGATTAGTCTGCTGTTGTGCGCCTTGATCGGTTAATTTCAGCGCATCGTCTTCCCTAGCCAAGTACCCCATTTTAACCGCTTGATCTACGCTGTTCAAAAATTCCTGGCGGTCTAATTTTTTCCAAAAACCAATATAATTTAGCAAACCGTATTCTAGCCCACCATAAAGCGATGAGACCGTTAATTTATTCTTCAACAAATTT encodes:
- a CDS encoding LysM peptidoglycan-binding domain-containing protein, coding for MSSKNKKNKKAIKKTSSDEVTEEQTANEKAADTQKEPAVDQTTTAEKAAPAEETASKSERGEFHKQKKRTKTIVGSMIWVVIILAIASLAYYMTQRQDFQQKTANTTTTQVAKSSKKHSASKAKSSSKKAEKEASSAKSSTSSVDKQSEAKSKSAASSASTEASSSSTTTESSSSVSSAEGASYATVQAGQGMYRVAVNNGISVQKLMELNGLSSNSEIEPGQQLRVR
- a CDS encoding RecQ family ATP-dependent DNA helicase; protein product: MTISDRLIYNKLREQFGFQEFRPGQLEILHKLLAGQSTLAILPTGAGKTLIYQMYGLLCPGTVVVVSPLLSLIKDQIQRLRLSGERQIAELTSQVAYTDQRYVLNHLADYKFIFLSPESLQKPEVQARINQLKIALMVVDEAHCIVQWGKSFRPDYLRIGQVRKQFGNPLTLALTATASQNTRSEILRYLALDAQTTEQYVASVDRKNIFLDFLTTDSVGDKEELLLNLIDELPGAGIVYFSSRKVASQVSELINRQLECSAAPYHAGMSTYDRLQVQSQFQKNQLDVICATSAFGMGIDKADIRYVIHYHMPGDIESYVQEIGRAGRDGQPSVAITLYAAGDEMIPSVLNSYSLPNVEEQSLISADQQTEEQRALIEYYREFGLSEAQLKSLFKKQAQQKEQQILEMLKLIRTTGCHRRFLLQHFDEQFTAHDDQCCGSINDFTALGLQPPRDASQLAMADWRVKLAQIFATE
- a CDS encoding helix-turn-helix domain-containing protein, translating into MKPADGLIFFDRQQSRRPKVILNLLKNKLTVSSLYGGLEYGLLNYIGFWKKLDRQEFLNSVDQAVKMGYLAREDDALKLTDQGAQQQTNLPMPPAGSLRIKLDSAISLWLMATQVVSEYSFQNSRYVPVNEDRHINFMIKKWFAALKQGGQSRLQLVQEYQQALTKLCEVLPQDEADWFVNYLPNHGDLGLTVEQLARISEVSPFQMELRLRLIFRKIFAQVLYDRVAPFDQLIEMVAQPSVLPESTWQTLQLLRKGYDVSKIAELRRVKPNTIKEHLLMMAILLDDFPYQQFLNPTVAQMNLEEIDFQTALQKYPALTFFDFRLSQIRYIKERQGQ